From a region of the Hemibagrus wyckioides isolate EC202008001 linkage group LG14, SWU_Hwy_1.0, whole genome shotgun sequence genome:
- the dnajb9b gene encoding dnaJ homolog subfamily B member 9: MATTQSMLAVAVCVLMIAEMILAQEDYYEILGVPKDASERQIKKAFHKLAMKYHPDKNKSPDAESKFREIAEAYETLSDSKRRQEYDQMRSNPFSREGTQGSRGARFHQPFSFSFEDMFRDFDIFGQPTHSQHDKRHFESHFQAHEKAHRSSFEDSFGGDMFNMFSDFFSFDGHSEFHGSTNHQRCHTVTQRRGNTVTTYTKCS, from the exons ATGGCCACAACCCAGTCAATGTTAGCAGTAGCTGTATGTGTCCTGATGATCGCTGAGATGATCTTGGCCCAGGAAGATTACTATGAAATCCTGGGTGTTCCCAAAGATGCCTCAGAGCGCCAGATCAAGAAGGCCTTTCACAAACTGGCCATGAAGTATCATCCAGACAAGAACAAAAGCCCAGACGCAGAGTCAAAGTTCAGGGAGATTGCTGAGG CATATGAAACACTGTCTGACAGTAAGAGGAGGCAGGAGTATGATCAGATGAGGAGTAACCCTTTCTCCAGAGAGGGCACACAAGGAAGCCGAGGTGCTCGGTTCCATCAGCCGTTCAGCTTCAGTTTCGAGGACATGTTCAGAGACTTTGATATTTTCGGGCAGCCGACACACTCCCAGCATGATAAAAGACATTTCGAGAGCCACTTTCAAGCTCACGAAAAGGCGCACAGAAGCAGCTTCGAGGATTCTTTCGGCGGCGACATGTTCAATATGTTTTCAGACTTTTTCTCATTCGACGGCCACTCGGAGTTTCATGGTTCCACCAACCATCAGCGTTGCCACACAGTCACTCAGCGCAGAGGAAACACGGTGACAACATACACAAAGTGCTCCTGA